GTCATTGGAAAGTCCGGCAGCGCGGCGGGTCAGATCGCCGGCGGAAACGGCGGCAGCAACAGATGCCAGCTCTTCGGAGCTGCGGCGCAGCGACTTAAGGATGAACAGGCTTAATCCCCCCCCAAGCGCCACGGAAAACGCAAGTCCGACGATCAGGACAATCCTGTTGAATGCATAGTTTTTCTCATCCAGGTCATGGGCACTTCTGGCCGCGGAGAATTCCCGGTCGATCAATGTTGCGATGCCAACATCGGCAGACTTGAAGAGAGGGTTGATTTTCTGGAGAGTAAGGCGGGTGCCGTCATCGTACTTGCCGGCACTTATCGCATCACGTACAGGGAGCAGACCTTCCTGCTCAAAAGCCGCTCGCGCGGCATTGAACTCAGCGGTAAGCTTGCGCACCTCGTCACTCTTGGGCAGCTTTTCATACTGCTTCCAGAGAGCGTCGATCTCATTAATATTCTTGGCTACGGCTTCAATATGAATGGAAAGGGGATGGTCATGGAGCGAGCTGTTCACGTTTCCCGGATCATGCTGTATGGCGAGGAGGAGCTGAACCCGGTTGTCTCGCATAATTCCTGTAATCTTGCTGAGAATCCGGACGCTCTCCATGTTTTCTTCATAGAGTTGCCGGGTGGTGGAATTGGCATCCTTCATCCCTGAAAGGCCGAGAATGCCGAAAGCAATGAGCATTATCGAGAAAAAAGTGACGATGAAAACGATACGGGCCTTGATTGTGAATCTGAACGGCATAGAGATTTCTCCTTCACTGAAAATAAACTAGAACCGCGCCCCGCCATCTGACCACGCGCATGAGTTCTATATTTAAGTTTCGGCGAAATCGCTAAGAACTTGAGACTCTATTAGATATTTTTTTAATAAAATCAATACATTAACGCAATCTCACTGCACCGCCGCGCCAAACTCCACCCGTGCAGCCCCCCTTTTGTCCTCCGGCGCCTTGTAGATATCGTCCGCCCTGAGGAACAGGCGTGCCGGGTCCACTTTGCCCGGACCCGCCAGGAGAGCCTTCACCACCCCGACGCGCTCTGCGGCCAGGGCCTTGAGCTCTGCGTCTCCAACCTTCGTGTTGGCAAGGATCAGCTTGCGCATCTCCGCTTCGGGGAGCCCTTTCTCCAAACCGAGAACATTGCGTGGCTTGGGGAACTTCTCCTTCTTGTAGACAGCCTTGAGATAACGGGAGACCTCGTCGGGCGATATGACTATCGTATCCGCCGAATCCCCCGGCTGGATTCGTTTTTCCTTCACCATCTCCAGGAATTTTTCCGTTTTCATCTTACGGGTCAGGAGTTCCAGCCGGTATCCCTCGGGATCCAGTTCCTTGTCCACGTACCCCTTGATATCCACCTTGAGGGATGGCCGGTCGTTCAATGCCTGGGCTATTTTAGCCAGTTTCGCCTGCTCGGCCTCGGCCAGATGGGCCGACCCGGCGGCGAAGGGAACCACGCTGAAGTCCTCCTTGCCGCCGAATGCCGACTGGAGCAGGGAGAAGGGAGATGTTGCCGCCTTGACGAGGAGGTTCTTGATGATCTGCCAGACCACCCGCCAGACCTTGAATTGGGGGTCGTCGGTGCGGCCGGTGACCGGTATGTCCAGATGGATCTCGCCCTTGCGGTCCTTGAGGAGCGCCACCGCCAGCCTCACCGGCAGGGTGGTGGCCTTGTCGCTCTCGATCTTGTCGCCGAAGGTGAGCTGGTCGATGAACACCTTGTTCTCGGAATTGAGCTGCTTGTTTTCTATGAGGTATTTCAGATCGAAGGATACTTTTCCCCGGTCTATACCATACCCCACATAGGTGCCCGAATAGGGGGTAAGCGGCGTCAGGTCGATGTCGGCGAAGCGGACCGTGATGTCGGCATAGAGGTCGTCCCGCAGTGGATTCAGCTTGCCGGTGATTTGAAGGGGTGAGAGGTTCTCCAGGTTGCCCCGCAGGTCCACGTCGGCGAACCGGCTCTCTTCGGATGAAAGGCCGCTGATCCTCCCGCCGAGGTTGTAGAAGGTGGTGTCGTACTCCCGACTCATGTGATGATCGGAGAAGGCGAGGGTCCCCTCCTGGATGGTCACGGCGTCGATGGTGACCTGGCGCTGGGGCTTAGCCGGCGGAGTCGCTTGCGGGGCCGGCGGCTGTACCGCTTGAGCCGGCTTGATCGCCGGGGACTGCCCCCCCACATCCGGGCTCTCGGCTTTCGCGTCTCCCGCCTCCGGGGTGTAGAGTTTCTGCAGATTGAGGCGCCCGTCCCGGTCGATGACGATCTTCGAGAAGAGCTTGGCGACGGATACCTCGCCGATCTTGAGGGAGAAGGGTTCCAGGCTCCCCGACACCTTGTCGATCTGGAGGCTTTCCCAGGTGAGGAGATCGTCGGCGTCGGAATCAAGGCAGTGGAAGGAGCGGACCCCGAGGGAGCCGCCGAAGGTGCCGCCGAGCCCCTTCCCCCGCGTTGCCAGGGCGTAGGTGAGGCGGGTGTCGAGGGAGCCCTCCGCCAGGATGATGTTCAGCCCCTCTGGAAGGTAGGCGTCGAAGTCGGTGAGGGGAATCCGCCGCAGGGTCGTCTCCCCCTTGAGGGAAAAGGGAGCCGGCCGGAGGGTCCCCGACGAGGCGATAGCCCCGCCCCGTCCGTACCGGGCGCTGATGCGGTAGGGCATAGCCTCGCGCTCGGGCCAGGCGAAGTTCTGGACGGTGAGGTCCCCCCGCGTCAGTTCGAAGACGGGATTACCGACGGTCTTCCGGTCGGTGAAGGTGGCGTCAAGGCCGTTCACGACGAACTTCTTGGTTCGGTACCGGAAAGGAGGTCCCGATGCCCCCTTGGGCCGGGGGGGCTCCTTCCGGGCTGGCTGCTCCGTCTTCAGCAGCGCCAGCGGCGAGAACGATCCATCCTCCCGCCGGGAAAGGCGGATATTTGCCCCGGAGACGGCTATCGTTTCGAATTCGAGGAGGTTCTCCTTCTGGCTGTAATGTCCTCCCTCCATGGCGGCGCGCCGGAACAGCACCCCTTCCTTGGGGCCGAAATCGGCGGCAAGGCCCGTAAAGCGGATCGCCACCTTGTCGGCGCTGACGGTCCTGTCGCCATAGGCGACCTCGCCGCCCACGTCGACCCGCCCCTTGATCGGACCGTTGAGCACGCCGGCCAGGTAGGGATAAAAGGATTCAAGCACGATCCCCTTCAGGTCGGCCATGGCAGTGACAGCCATTGGGTCCGGGGAGAAGCCCCCCGTGATGCGCACGGTTTCATTCCGGCCCGTGGCAAAGGAAAGCGTGTAATCGGCTTTCTTGCCCGGTCGGGTGGAGAAGCCGCGGACGGTGCAGGCGATCTCACGGGCCTCGGTCCTGAAGCCCCCCGGCGGCATGGCATCGGCGACCGTCACGGTGCCGTTGCGCAGCGTCACCTCCCCCACGTCGATGATCGTTTTGCCTGCCGGTTTATCCTTGGGTTTCGCCGGGGGCTTTGGCGACGGACGCTCCGGCGTCTCTCCCGAGGAGAGACGGGCCACGTTCCACACCCCTTTCCCGTCCCGCGACAGGTTGAACACAGGGGCATCCAGGGTAACGGAGGTGAGGGAGATGGCGGGAGTGAGGAGCTCGCTCCTGCCGACCACCACCCCCAGCCGGTCAAAAGCCGCCAGGGGCGCCCCGTCCGCACCTGCTGCCTTCAGGCCGGCCAGGGAAATCTCGCCAGTCAGCAAGAGTTCGGGGTTCCTGCTGGCGTCGGTCCGGTAGGTCAGGGCCAGCTTCGTGGCGGCAGTCCCCCGCTCCACCCGGACCGGGAGCTTTGCCGGCACATAGGCCAGATAGTAGGGGATGTCCAGCTCCTTCAGGTTGATGTCGAGGGAATACTCGGCGGCAGTGGCAAAGGGCTTGAGCTTGCCATCCAGGGCCAGGGGGGAGCCGTTCACCACCGCCCGGAACCGGGGGGCGATGTAGCTGTCGGCATAATGGGGAATGGTGCTCACAAAGGGAATGCCCAGTTCCAGCCCGCTGACCCGGTGCAGCTTCTCGACGGCAAGCCCACGGTCGATGAAGTCGATGGCGCCGTTGGCAACGACAATGTTGGAGACGGCGAACCTGGCCCGCTCCTTGGAGGGCTCGGGCTTCTCCGGTCCTTTCTTTTCCAGGAGATCGGAAAAATTGTAGGTGTTGGCCCCGGTCCGCACCAGATGGACGTAGGGGGAGCGGAGCCGGGCCTCGGAGACGATGGGGGCCCCCCGGAAAATGGAAGAGGGGCTCACGGAAACCCGCGCGCTGGAGAATGAGGCGAAGGTGGTGGTCCCATCCCGCTCGGTGAGGCGCACACCGCGCACTTCGGCGGTCCAGGTGACGGGATTTATGTTCACGTCGCCGATGGCAAGCTTTCGCCCGGTAGCCTCTTCCACGGCCTGTATTGCACGGCTTCTCACGATGCCCGGCAGAACGAACGCGGTAAAACCGGCCAGTATCACAAGAAAAATGCCGCAGCCGACGAGAATTTTATGCCAGGCTTTCATGCTCTCCCTCCACCCCTTTCTGTACGCTTCAACCCTATTAATGTGCCAGAAATCGGTACCGTGTCAAAGAAAAAGGCCGCTGACGCGGCCGTTTTCATTCATTTCCGGAGTTTCTATCAACGATGCAGATAGAAGAGTTTTGCGGTTGGGGTCTCGCTGTCGGGATACTCCCCGCAGAAGAGAATGGTGCCTGGGTACGGCGCGAAGAGCCGCGCCAGCTCCCCCGGTTGCAGGAGAAAGTCCTTCCGGTGGGGAACCGGCGCGGTGGGTGATTCGAGGATGGTGTCGAAGAGGATGACGCCCCCCGGCGTGAGGGCCGCCACCTCCTGGGGGATCAGGTCCCGGAGGAGGAAGTTGAAGTTGATGATGAGGTCATAGGTCTCGGCGATACGATATTCTTCCAGGTTCACGAAGCGGAAGTCGCAGTCGAGCCCCTCCCGTTCGGCCCAACTGCGGGCCTTGGCGAGTCCCACGGGGGAAATGTCGAGGCCGGTGACGCTGAAACCCTGCCGCGCCAAGAAGATGCTGTTCCGCCCCTCGCCGCAGGCGATGTCCAGGGCCTTCCGGCCGGGGAAGAGACGCTTCGCCTCCCCGATCCGCTCGGCCAGGAATTTCGAGGGGTTCGCCCCCAGGAGAAATTCCTCGCTTTGGTACCGTTCGTCCCACCGCCTGCTGTCGTCGTTCATGGCATTCACCCGCGTCCATTCATTCCGAAATGCTCACACCACAGGTAAACTGTAACAGGAGAATCCCGGCCCGTCACGGCCAAACTGCCGGCGTTTCCCTACCTCTTGTCGCAGCATCCCCCCTCGCAGCCGTGGCAATGCCCCTTCTTCTTCCAGACGGAGCGGTAGAGGAGCCAGGCCGCCACCCCCAGGATGGCGGCTGCGATAATCATGTCAACTGTTCCCATGGTTTAACCTCCCAGCCCCAGGAGTCTTCCCCCCTGGTAGACGATGAACGCCACGGTCCAGGCCAGCCCCGTCTGGTAGAGGAAGGCGACTCCGAACCACTTCCAGGAGCCGAACTCCTGGCGCATGGCGATGGCCACCACCACGCACGGCATGTAGAGGAGGACAAAGCACATGAAGGCGTAGGCCGTGAGCGGGGTGAAGGCCTGGCCCACCGCCGCCTTGAGGGACGACTGGTCTTCCTCTTCCTCGGCCTCCCCTGCAATGCCGATGGTGGTGGTGACGGCGGTCTTGGCCGCCGCGCCGAAGGAGACGACGATCTCCTTCAGGTCCTCGCCCAGGGTTGGGGTCGACTCGGCCTTCTCCTCTTCCTTCTTCCCGGGGGCGTAGATCTCGCCCATGGTCCCCACGACGATCTCCTTGGCAATGACGCCGGTGATGAGGGACGAGGCCGCCTCCCAGGTGCCGAAGCCCAGGGGCGCCAGGGCCGGCGCCATCACCTGGCCCGCCTGCCCCAGGTAGGAGTCCTTCTTGCTCTCCACTCCCCAGGGGAGGTTCAGGAGGAACCAGACGAAGATGGAAACCGCCAGGATGTAGGTGCCGGCCTTGATCAGGAAGTGCTTCCCCTTCTCCCAGGTGTGGAGGCAGAGGCTCCTGAAGGAGGGCATCCGGTAGGGGGGAAGCTCCATGATGAACATGGGGGCCTCGCCCCGGAAGAGGGTCTTCTTGAAGATGAGCCCCATGACCATGGCCAGGACGATCCCCATGACGTAGAGGGACCAGATAACCGTGCCGGAACTGGCGGCGAAGAAGGTGCCGGCGAAGAGGACGTAGACCGGGAGCCGCGCCCCGCACGACATGAGCGGCAGAAGCAGCGCCGTCAGGGCCTTGTCCCGGGGGTTCTCCAGGGTGCGGGTGGCGTAGATGCCCGGCACGTTGCAGCCGAAACCCAGGAGCATCGGGATGAACGACTTGCCGTGGAGGCCGATGGCGTGCATGGCCCGGTCCATGACGAAGGCGGCCCGCGCCATGTAGCCGCTCCCCTCCAGGAAGGTAATGAAGAACATCATGGCGAAGATGACCGGCACGAATACCAGCACGAAGCCGACCCCGGCGATGATCCCGTCGTTCACCAGGGAGACGGTCCACGCCGGCGCGCCGATCCCCCCGAGGATCGCCTCGGCCCACCGCTTGAAGGGGCCCCCGGCCATGCCGTCGATCCAGTCGGCAAAAGGTGCGGAGAGGTCGAAGGTAAGCTTGAACACGAGCCACATGGCGGCAAGAAAAATCGGAATTCCCAGGAAGCGGTTCAGGACGATACGGTCGATTTTCTCGGTCAGTTCCATCGTGCGCAGTTCGGGCTTTTTCAGCACCTCGCGCGTGAGGCCCGAGGCGAGACCGTAGCGGGCATCGGCCATGAGGGCCTCAATGTCCTCGCCGTGGGCTCTTTTCAAATGGTGGAGCGCCTCGTCGAACACGGCGTCAGGGCCGAGGTTCACCTCCTTCGCCACCTGGCCGTCCCCCTCCATGAGCTTCAGCACCAGCCAGCGCGACGGGTACTTTTCCAACAGACCTGAATGCCTTTTTCCGAGTGCATTCTCCACGAACTCGGCAGCAGTCTCAATATCCTCCCCGTAGTTGAGCCGCCCCGGCCTGTGGCCTGCGGGCTCGTCCGCCGTGGCGAGGACGCTCGTCAGGAGCTCGTCCAGGCCGCTCTTTTTCGTGGCCGAGGTGGGAACCACGGTGACGCCGAGCATCTGCTCGATCCCCTTCACATCGATCCGGTATCCCTTGGCCTCGGCCTCGTCGTAGATGTTGAGGGCCATCACCACCGGAATCCCCAGCTCCATGAGCTGGATGGTCAGGTAGAGGTTCCGCTCCAGGTTGGTGGCGTCCACCACGTTGATGATCAGGTCGGGGCGCTCGTGGACCAGATAGTCCCGGGCGATGATCTCCTCCTGGGTGTAGGGGGAGAGGGAGTAGGTGCCGGGGAGGTCCACCAGCCGGATCTTCCGCCCCTGGAACTCGAAGGAGGCCTCCTTCTTCTCCACGGTGACCCCGGCC
The nucleotide sequence above comes from Geobacter benzoatilyticus. Encoded proteins:
- a CDS encoding DUF748 domain-containing protein codes for the protein MKAWHKILVGCGIFLVILAGFTAFVLPGIVRSRAIQAVEEATGRKLAIGDVNINPVTWTAEVRGVRLTERDGTTTFASFSSARVSVSPSSIFRGAPIVSEARLRSPYVHLVRTGANTYNFSDLLEKKGPEKPEPSKERARFAVSNIVVANGAIDFIDRGLAVEKLHRVSGLELGIPFVSTIPHYADSYIAPRFRAVVNGSPLALDGKLKPFATAAEYSLDINLKELDIPYYLAYVPAKLPVRVERGTAATKLALTYRTDASRNPELLLTGEISLAGLKAAGADGAPLAAFDRLGVVVGRSELLTPAISLTSVTLDAPVFNLSRDGKGVWNVARLSSGETPERPSPKPPAKPKDKPAGKTIIDVGEVTLRNGTVTVADAMPPGGFRTEAREIACTVRGFSTRPGKKADYTLSFATGRNETVRITGGFSPDPMAVTAMADLKGIVLESFYPYLAGVLNGPIKGRVDVGGEVAYGDRTVSADKVAIRFTGLAADFGPKEGVLFRRAAMEGGHYSQKENLLEFETIAVSGANIRLSRREDGSFSPLALLKTEQPARKEPPRPKGASGPPFRYRTKKFVVNGLDATFTDRKTVGNPVFELTRGDLTVQNFAWPEREAMPYRISARYGRGGAIASSGTLRPAPFSLKGETTLRRIPLTDFDAYLPEGLNIILAEGSLDTRLTYALATRGKGLGGTFGGSLGVRSFHCLDSDADDLLTWESLQIDKVSGSLEPFSLKIGEVSVAKLFSKIVIDRDGRLNLQKLYTPEAGDAKAESPDVGGQSPAIKPAQAVQPPAPQATPPAKPQRQVTIDAVTIQEGTLAFSDHHMSREYDTTFYNLGGRISGLSSEESRFADVDLRGNLENLSPLQITGKLNPLRDDLYADITVRFADIDLTPLTPYSGTYVGYGIDRGKVSFDLKYLIENKQLNSENKVFIDQLTFGDKIESDKATTLPVRLAVALLKDRKGEIHLDIPVTGRTDDPQFKVWRVVWQIIKNLLVKAATSPFSLLQSAFGGKEDFSVVPFAAGSAHLAEAEQAKLAKIAQALNDRPSLKVDIKGYVDKELDPEGYRLELLTRKMKTEKFLEMVKEKRIQPGDSADTIVISPDEVSRYLKAVYKKEKFPKPRNVLGLEKGLPEAEMRKLILANTKVGDAELKALAAERVGVVKALLAGPGKVDPARLFLRADDIYKAPEDKRGAARVEFGAAVQ
- a CDS encoding class I SAM-dependent methyltransferase; protein product: MNDDSRRWDERYQSEEFLLGANPSKFLAERIGEAKRLFPGRKALDIACGEGRNSIFLARQGFSVTGLDISPVGLAKARSWAEREGLDCDFRFVNLEEYRIAETYDLIINFNFLLRDLIPQEVAALTPGGVILFDTILESPTAPVPHRKDFLLQPGELARLFAPYPGTILFCGEYPDSETPTAKLFYLHR
- a CDS encoding FeoB-associated Cys-rich membrane protein, coding for MGTVDMIIAAAILGVAAWLLYRSVWKKKGHCHGCEGGCCDKR
- the feoB gene encoding ferrous iron transport protein B, which produces MSVQAKTRNDADASVESGEDRKCSLRPVEKQVVTVAVAGNPNAGKSTLINAIAGTRLQVGNWAGVTVEKKEASFEFQGRKIRLVDLPGTYSLSPYTQEEIIARDYLVHERPDLIINVVDATNLERNLYLTIQLMELGIPVVMALNIYDEAEAKGYRIDVKGIEQMLGVTVVPTSATKKSGLDELLTSVLATADEPAGHRPGRLNYGEDIETAAEFVENALGKRHSGLLEKYPSRWLVLKLMEGDGQVAKEVNLGPDAVFDEALHHLKRAHGEDIEALMADARYGLASGLTREVLKKPELRTMELTEKIDRIVLNRFLGIPIFLAAMWLVFKLTFDLSAPFADWIDGMAGGPFKRWAEAILGGIGAPAWTVSLVNDGIIAGVGFVLVFVPVIFAMMFFITFLEGSGYMARAAFVMDRAMHAIGLHGKSFIPMLLGFGCNVPGIYATRTLENPRDKALTALLLPLMSCGARLPVYVLFAGTFFAASSGTVIWSLYVMGIVLAMVMGLIFKKTLFRGEAPMFIMELPPYRMPSFRSLCLHTWEKGKHFLIKAGTYILAVSIFVWFLLNLPWGVESKKDSYLGQAGQVMAPALAPLGFGTWEAASSLITGVIAKEIVVGTMGEIYAPGKKEEEKAESTPTLGEDLKEIVVSFGAAAKTAVTTTIGIAGEAEEEEDQSSLKAAVGQAFTPLTAYAFMCFVLLYMPCVVVAIAMRQEFGSWKWFGVAFLYQTGLAWTVAFIVYQGGRLLGLGG